One region of Sulfuricurvum sp. IAE1 genomic DNA includes:
- a CDS encoding head decoration protein, giving the protein MAETYTPDNLIAGETRTVCDIVTIASGGTALKRGAVLGKVTATGKLILSASDAVDGSQTPSAILAEDCDPSLADVTNVAVYIKGEFNANALSFGTGHTAASVKDALRDGGIYIKTAVTA; this is encoded by the coding sequence ATGGCTGAAACATATACACCGGACAATCTGATTGCCGGGGAGACACGGACAGTATGCGACATCGTAACGATCGCATCAGGAGGCACAGCGCTCAAACGCGGTGCGGTATTAGGAAAAGTGACTGCAACAGGGAAGCTTATCCTGTCTGCATCGGATGCAGTCGATGGTAGTCAAACACCGAGTGCCATTCTGGCAGAGGATTGCGATCCGAGCTTGGCGGACGTGACAAACGTGGCCGTCTACATCAAAGGAGAGTTCAACGCAAACGCATTGAGCTTCGGAACCGGGCATACGGCCGCGTCGGTAAAAGATGCGCTTCGTGATGGCGGAATTTATATCAAAACAGCCGTAACGGCATAA